Part of the Pseudarthrobacter sp. L1SW genome, GTCTTCGCCGATCCGGCCGGAGGGGTGGGCACCGACCGGGTTGAAGTAGCGCAGCAGGGCGATGTGCCAGCGGGGGTCGGCGGCGCCGAGGTCGGAGAGGATGTCCTCGATCTGTTCCTTGGTGCGGCCGTAGGGGTTGTTGGCGCCGATTTCCATCTTTTCGACGTAGGGGATGGGGTTGTGCTCGCCGTAGACCGTGGCGGAGGAGCTGAAGACAATGGACCGGACATCGTGGCGGTCCATCACCCGGATGAGGTTCAGGGTCCCCACCAGGTTGTTGTAGTAGTACTTCAGCGGTTCACGGACGGATTCGCCGACTGCCTTCAGTCCCGCGAAGTGGATGACCGCGTCAATGGGGCTGTCGGCGAAGACACGCTCGACGGCGGCCTCGTCCACGAGGTCGACATTATGGAACTTTGCGGTCTTGCCGCTGAGTTCGGCAACCCGCAGGAGGGACTCTTCACTGGAGTTGACCAGGTTGTCGATCACCACCACGTCATGGCCGGCTTCCTGCAGGGACAAAACAGTGTGGGAACCGATGTAGCCGGTGCCTCCGGTGACCAGAATCTTCATGTACTGCTCTTCCTCCTCTTCGGGACCGATCATTGCGCCACCCTGCCTTCACTCGGGCAAGGTGTGCAGTGTGTTTGTTTGCCGTCCTGGTCTCTGGGTTACGTTCCACCGGAAGGTAGGGCGGTTTGGTCAATGGCCTGTATCGTCCAGCGGGCCGTATGCGTGTTGCCAGGCTGGAGGATATGCAGGTCTGTTGTCGAGTTGAAGGCGTTGGGAGGGCAGGTCATGGGTTCGACGGCGAGGCCGTGCCGTGCCCCGGCCTCGGGTGCGTCCGCGGTGTGGATCTGCACCCAGGGACATTCCTCGCCCCAGATCATGGCTGTTCCGGTGCCGTCGGCCCGGGTGAGCCGCAGGGCCGCCTGACCGGCTGGATTTCGGGTGAGCCCGGTGAAGGCGTGATCGATTGGCAGGGAACCGATGGGCCGGGCCTGGCGGAAGTCATACTCCTGTGCGCCAGGACCGCCGACGTCGGCAAGTCCTGTAGGGACCAGCCGGTCTTCGGTTACCTGCAGCATCTTTTCAGCCGGCAGTTCTAGCGTCCAGTCATTGACCGTCCCTTCGCCTGCGACGAGGTAGGGGTGTGCAGCCACCCCGTAGGGGGCTGCGCCGGGTCCGATGTTCAGTGCGCTGACGGTGGTGGTGAGGCCGGTTTCATCGAGGGTGTAGCGGGCCTGCACGTGGAGGGGAAACGGGTATCCCTGCTGCGCCACAAGGGTGCAGGACAACGTGACCGAGGAACCGGTGGCGCCATCAATGGACCAGTCCTGCCAGACGAGCAAGCCGTGCAGCGCGTGCCCACGCTGGGGTTCGGTGATGTTGAGCTGGTGCCGGACGCCATTGAAGGAGTACCGGCCGTCGGTCACCCGGTTCGGCCAGGGGGCGAGAATTGCCCCGCGATAGGCAGGACGAACGTCATCGGCCGCGTAGGGAAGAACCAGGTCCCTGCCCTTGAAGCGCAAGGTGCGCAATGATGCGCCTACGGTGGCGAGGGAGGCCATGTACGGGCCGTGTTCGAGGTCGATCTGGCGGCCGGACAGGGGCAGCCGGGACATTACGGGCATGGTCTTCCTGTGATGATCTGGGCCAGGGCTGCAACCGGGAGTTTCGGCTTCCGGTTTTCGTCACACAGCCCGTTTGTCTCCTGCCGTGTGTCCGTGATCTGGGTGTAGCAAAAGCCCGAGAGGTGTGCGGAGGCGTTCACTGCGTCGAGAATTGCCGATAGCCGGTCCTGGAAATCGACCGCATTGGCGGCGGCAGAGTAGCCCCAACTGTCATCAAAAGCTGTACCGGGCGCATATGAGATGCCTCCGAATTCGGTCAACATGACGGGCCTGTCAGTGTCAGGCTCCGGGATGACGGACATGCGCCGTCCGGCTGGACCGATGCCCCGGATCATGGCATCGATGTTTGCCTTGCTGCCGTACCGCTGTCGCAGGATTTCGCCGGAGTGTTCGTAGTCGTGGAAGGTCCAGATTTCCGAATCCGTGTGCTCCCAACCGTCGTTGGAGATGACAGGCCGGGACGGGTCCAGTGCGCGGGTAAGGTTGGCCAGTGCCAGGCCATAGGAGCGTTGCGCTTCGGAGTGCGCTCCGTGCTGCACGCCCCAGGATTCGTTCAGCGGCACCCAGGTGATGATGCTTGGGTGCGAGGCGGAAGACCGGACGATGTCCACCCACTCCTTGGTGAGCCGGCTGACGGCAAGTGGGTTGAATTCATACGCGCCGGCGGTTTCACCCCAGATCATCAGGCCCAGCCGATCGCACCAGTAGAGGAACCGCGGGTCCTCCACTTTTTGGTGGATCCGGGCGGCATTGAATCCCAGGGACTTGATGAGCTCAACCTCTTCGCGAAGGGCCTCGAGGGTGGGTGCGGTGTAGTGGGACTGCGGCCAGTAGCCCTGCTCCAGCACCGAGCGGACGTAGGTGGGCCGGTCATTGAGCAGGAACGTTCCGTGCGCCGCCGCGACGGAACGCAGACCTAGGTACGATGCCACGACGTCACTGGTGCCCATGGCATCAGTGACGGTGACGGTGGCGTCGATGAGGCGCGGGTGTTCCGGGGACCAGAGCATTTGCTCATAGTTTTGGCCGTTCCGCTGGGCCTGCAAAGGGATGTCCAGAACTATCTGGTCGCTATGGACAGAGATTTGCTGCCGGGCCAGCTCATGCCCGTCCAAGGACAGGGTGACGTCGACGGAAGCACCATCGAGCGGCCTGTGGCTTAGTTCCAGTTCGGCTCTTACCGAGGCCTCGGGGACGTTGGGCGTCCATGAGAGGTGGCGGACGTGGAGCGCGGGCACCGCTTCCACCCACACGGTCCGCCAGATGCCGGTGGTGCGGTGGTACCAGATGGAGTGGGGCTCCACCTGCCAGTCCTGCTTGCCGCGGGGAACGGTGACATCCAAGGGGTCGTCCTGGGCGCGGACCACGATGCTGTGATCCTCCGTGTCCCGCCCAAGAGCGGTGGTGATGTCAATGCTGAAGGCTGTCTGGCCACCCTCATGGGACCCAACGTGCTGGCCGTCCACCCACACGTCGGCGGCGTAATCCACGGCGCCGAAATGCAGCAGGATAGTGTCGCCCTGCGAGATCCTGCCGGCCTCATCCAGTGCCGACTCATCCAAAGCGATCCGGTACCAGACGATCGGGTGGTAGCCGGTGTCGCCGATGCCGGAGGCTGCGGATTCCGGCGCGAAGGGCAGCTGGATCCTCTGGGTGAACACGTCCGGGCGCAGTTCCCAGTGCTCAAACCGTCCACGGTCGTCGTCGTCGTAGGCGAAGCCGCTAACTACGTCAAGGGTGTGATGGGCCCCCCGGACCAGTTGCGGCCGCGGGTACGTTCCTCCGCTCCTGCTCGCGCGGATATGGTCTGTGGCTCGAGGCGCAGCGTCAGTATGCATGCCTCAAGTGTGTACGATTTTTCCAGCGCTGTAAACAGAAAGCTATTTTTGCTTGCGTTATATGTATCTTTGTCATTGAGACCCGCGAGTCCGGGCTGCCAACCTCAGGGCAGCTGCGGCGCGCTTTCCCTGAGCTCCAGGGAGTAATCCACCAGCTTGTGCCGGCCTGCCCCCGCGTAGCCGGCTATCCGCTCCTCCAGCAGGTCAAGGGCGGCGCTTGCCAGCGCGCTTGTGTCAGCCGCGACCGTAGTGAGGCTTGGGTAGGTGAAAGCCGACATGGAGATGTTGTCCCAACCGATGACAGCGACATCGCCAGGAACGGCAAGCCCGCGTTCCTGCAGTGCCCGCAGGGCGCCAATGGCAGCGAGGTCGTCGCGGCAGAACAGCGCGTCCAGTTGCAGTCCGCGGTCGAGGGCCTCCCCCGTGGCGCGTGCAGCGTCGCGGGAGCTGATGCTGCGGCTGGGAATCAGCAAGGCCGTATCCACGCGCATGCCAGCCACTTCCAGTGCTTCCTGGTACCCCATCAGTCGCTGTTGGGAGGTTGCCGAAAGCTTGTCCTGTTCGTGGCCAAGGAAACCTATCCGCCGCCGGCCCATCGCCAGGAGGTGGCGGGTTGCTGCCATTGCAGCCTCGACATTGTCGATCATCACCCGGTCAACACTCAACGGCGCCGAGCCTTCCCCGAGCAGGACCAAGGGCGTATCCGCGCGGTGGCGCGCGATTTCCAGCGCCGACATGGTTGAAGGCTGGAAAATAATGCCGTCCACAAGTCCGGCCTCAGTCATGGCGATGACCGCCCGCTCCCCCTCAAGGGTGCCGTCTGTCTGTTCGAGCAGCAGACGGTAGCCTCGGCGTGACGCTTCCATGGAGACAATGCGCGCGAGCTCGGAGAAGTAGGGGAGGCTGACGTCGCTGAAAGCCAGGGCAAGCATGCCGGTTTTTCCCGTGGCCAGGCTCCTGCCAAGGGCGTTGGGACGGTAACCCAGTTCGTCTATCGCCTGCTGCACCCGTTCCCGCATGGGCTGGCTGACATGGGCATAGTTGTGAACGACGTTTGACACCGTCTTCATTGAGACGCCGGCCACCTCGGCGACGTCCTGCAGGCGAACCCTACCCATAATGTCATCCTGTCTCTGGCGATTTTCCTCGTGACTACCCGCGACACCGAAGAGACGCCCGCCGGGTAGGACAGCAACCGCGGCCCCCAAAGGCCCTGGCGGAGCAACAGCCAAATCGTGGTGCTCCAACCGCGGCAAGCGATTTGTCCCGCAGCGCCGGCGTGCCCAACCCAGTCCTTGATCTTCTATCGACCTCATCCTAACGGCACCGCTGGTCCTGCCCGGACCGACCAAGGCTGGAGGCTGGCGCGTGAAATAGAAAACACTGGACACCCCGTTTACAGCGCTGTATGTTTTACGGAGGCCAGTGTTCCGTGCGTCACAGGAATGCGGCATGCCGATCAACGATGCCCACGCCAGATGGTGCACGTTTCACTAGGAGGACAATGATGACCTATGCAAAGCGGTCATTCCGCAGTCGCATTTCCACCGCTACGGCCCTTGGCGCCGCAGCTCTTATGGCCCTGACCGCGTGCAGCGGTTCGGGTGGCCAGCAGACCACCGAGCAGGAGTTCACCGGTGAATACACCGGTCCAGCCGTTGAGCTCTCATACTGGAACGGGTTTACCGGCGGAGACGGCCCCTTCATGGAGCAAATGGTTAAAGACTTCAATGCGGAGCACGAGAACATCAAGGTCGTCTCCAACACAATGCAGTGGGCTGACTTCTACCAGCGCCTTCCAGCGGCCGTCACTGCCGGGGAAGGACCCGACGTGGGGGTCATGCACCTGGATCAGCTCGCCACCAACGCCGCCCGCAACGTGATTGTTCCGCTGGACAAGCTGACATCCGGGCTGGACCTTACTGCAGACGACTTCACCAAAGAGGTATGGGAAGCGGGCGTCTACAAGGACAAACGCTACGGCGTGCCGCTGGACGTGCACTCGCTCGCCATGTACTACAACACAGAGCACTTCGCGAAGGCAGGCATCACAGAGGCGCCCACGGACGCAGCTTCCTTCAAGGATGCCCTCGCCAAACTCAAGAACGCAGGGTTCGAAAACCCGTTCTGGATGC contains:
- the galE gene encoding UDP-glucose 4-epimerase GalE, whose product is MKILVTGGTGYIGSHTVLSLQEAGHDVVVIDNLVNSSEESLLRVAELSGKTAKFHNVDLVDEAAVERVFADSPIDAVIHFAGLKAVGESVREPLKYYYNNLVGTLNLIRVMDRHDVRSIVFSSSATVYGEHNPIPYVEKMEIGANNPYGRTKEQIEDILSDLGAADPRWHIALLRYFNPVGAHPSGRIGEDPQGIPNNLVPFIAQVAVGRREKLMVFGGDYDTPDGTCLRDYIHVVDLAEGHVAALNHVADRAGVFRWNLGSGKGSSVLEVLRSFEKAVGKPIPYEITGRRAGDLPAFWADATSALADLSWSTTKIVDQMCEDHWRWQKNNPQGYTS
- a CDS encoding aldose 1-epimerase family protein, producing the protein MSRLPLSGRQIDLEHGPYMASLATVGASLRTLRFKGRDLVLPYAADDVRPAYRGAILAPWPNRVTDGRYSFNGVRHQLNITEPQRGHALHGLLVWQDWSIDGATGSSVTLSCTLVAQQGYPFPLHVQARYTLDETGLTTTVSALNIGPGAAPYGVAAHPYLVAGEGTVNDWTLELPAEKMLQVTEDRLVPTGLADVGGPGAQEYDFRQARPIGSLPIDHAFTGLTRNPAGQAALRLTRADGTGTAMIWGEECPWVQIHTADAPEAGARHGLAVEPMTCPPNAFNSTTDLHILQPGNTHTARWTIQAIDQTALPSGGT
- a CDS encoding glycoside hydrolase family 2 protein, which gives rise to MHTDAAPRATDHIRASRSGGTYPRPQLVRGAHHTLDVVSGFAYDDDDRGRFEHWELRPDVFTQRIQLPFAPESAASGIGDTGYHPIVWYRIALDESALDEAGRISQGDTILLHFGAVDYAADVWVDGQHVGSHEGGQTAFSIDITTALGRDTEDHSIVVRAQDDPLDVTVPRGKQDWQVEPHSIWYHRTTGIWRTVWVEAVPALHVRHLSWTPNVPEASVRAELELSHRPLDGASVDVTLSLDGHELARQQISVHSDQIVLDIPLQAQRNGQNYEQMLWSPEHPRLIDATVTVTDAMGTSDVVASYLGLRSVAAAHGTFLLNDRPTYVRSVLEQGYWPQSHYTAPTLEALREEVELIKSLGFNAARIHQKVEDPRFLYWCDRLGLMIWGETAGAYEFNPLAVSRLTKEWVDIVRSSASHPSIITWVPLNESWGVQHGAHSEAQRSYGLALANLTRALDPSRPVISNDGWEHTDSEIWTFHDYEHSGEILRQRYGSKANIDAMIRGIGPAGRRMSVIPEPDTDRPVMLTEFGGISYAPGTAFDDSWGYSAAANAVDFQDRLSAILDAVNASAHLSGFCYTQITDTRQETNGLCDENRKPKLPVAALAQIITGRPCP
- a CDS encoding LacI family DNA-binding transcriptional regulator, translating into MGRVRLQDVAEVAGVSMKTVSNVVHNYAHVSQPMRERVQQAIDELGYRPNALGRSLATGKTGMLALAFSDVSLPYFSELARIVSMEASRRGYRLLLEQTDGTLEGERAVIAMTEAGLVDGIIFQPSTMSALEIARHRADTPLVLLGEGSAPLSVDRVMIDNVEAAMAATRHLLAMGRRRIGFLGHEQDKLSATSQQRLMGYQEALEVAGMRVDTALLIPSRSISSRDAARATGEALDRGLQLDALFCRDDLAAIGALRALQERGLAVPGDVAVIGWDNISMSAFTYPSLTTVAADTSALASAALDLLEERIAGYAGAGRHKLVDYSLELRESAPQLP